In a genomic window of Cynocephalus volans isolate mCynVol1 chromosome 1, mCynVol1.pri, whole genome shotgun sequence:
- the LOC134387468 gene encoding non-histone chromosomal protein HMG-14-like, translated as MPKRKVSSAEGAAKEEPKRRSARLSAKPAPAKVETKPKKAAAKDKSSDKKVQTKGKRGAKGKQAEVTNQETKEDLPAENGETENEESPASDEAGEKEAKSD; from the coding sequence ATGCCCAAGAGGAAGGTCAGCTCAGCCGAAGGGGCAGCGAAAGAGGAGCCCAAGAGGAGATCAGCGAGGTTGTCAGCTAAACCTGCTCCTGCAAAAGTGGAAACGAAGCCAAAAAAGGCAGCAGCCAAGGATAAATCTTCAGACAAAAAAGTacaaacaaaagggaaaaggggGGCAAAGGGAAAACAGGCCGAAGTGACTAaccaagaaactaaagaagatttacctgcagaaaatggagaaactgaaaacGAGGAGAGTCCAGCCTCTGAtgaagcaggagagaaagaagccaagtcTGATTAA